A genomic region of Zalophus californianus isolate mZalCal1 chromosome 1, mZalCal1.pri.v2, whole genome shotgun sequence contains the following coding sequences:
- the CCDC54 gene encoding coiled-coil domain-containing protein 54 gives MYKLQTKKVKAAAGQMWTSNPSRIRQSLKNVYHTYKNQHPNSTRHPTMTSYDCDKEVISTDEEMNLIATIQDIKTAQIELLSQMTDIVSVVPKIQEKTDFYQKQLEVLETRMNVNEDKRCTITEDIFSMKEDIDTLKKKVTELENENSCSSIHCLEVLEGERDKEIIEQLYKLLQPETLKNTSASTDYGLFSTEPEKVPSYPEATDHLEDKTISPKIKTVEKSNHQNALRNFKKAKSNIYVYPDFSTWIKLTFVHGGKWRFFLSATDLEELIQWLLSRPITPPEEPQLVTRRYCPFTRPIASLTTLCLSVFNYIYCLFGFSKEEVTRL, from the coding sequence atgTACAAACTTcaaaccaaaaaggtaaaagctGCTGCTGGGCAGATGTGGACTTCTAATCCCTCCAGGATCAGACAatctcttaaaaatgtttaccATACATATAAGAACCAGCACCCAAATTCAACTAGACATCCAACTATGACTTCCTATGATTGTGATAAAGAGGTTATCAGTACTGATGAAGAAATGAATCTTATAGCAACAATCCAAGATATTAAAACTGCCCAAATTGAACTCCTCAGCCAAATGACTGATATTGTCAGTGTAGTACCCAAAATCCAGGAAAAGACTGATTTTTATCAGAAGCAGTTGGAGGTACTGGAAACCAGAATGAATGTTAATGAAGACAAACGATGCACAATAACTGAAGATATCTTCTCTATGAAAGAAGACATTGATACTTTAAAGAAGAAGGTGACAGAACTGGAAAACGAGAATTCTTGCTCCAGCATACATTGTTTAGAAGTTCTGGAAGGAGAAAGGGATAAAGAGATCATAGAACAACTTTACAAACTCCTACAACCAGAAACTCTGAAGAACACATCGGCTTctacagactatggactcttttCAACAGAACCAGAAAAAGTGCCTAGTTATCCTGAGGCCACTGATCATCTTGAGGACAAAACAATTTCTCCCAAAATTAAAACTGTGGAAAAAAGTAACCATCAAAATGCattaagaaactttaaaaaagcaaagtcaAATATTTATGTTTACCCAGACTTTAGTACATGGATCAAGCTAACTTTTGTCCATGGAGGAAAGTGGAGATTTTTCCTCAGTGCTACCGACTTAGAGGAACTCATCCAGTGGCTTCTTTCCAGGCCAATCACCCCTCCTGAGGAACCACAACTTGTAACCCGGAGATACTGTCCATTCACTAGGCCTATTGCAAGTTTGACCACATTGTGTCTCTCTGTTTTCAACTATATTTACTGTCTTTTTGGTTTCTCAAAAGAGGAAGTAACTCGACTATAG